In Brevibacillus brevis, a genomic segment contains:
- the rpsB gene encoding 30S ribosomal protein S2, with product MAVISMKQLLEAGVHFGHQTRRWNPKMARYIFTERNGIYIIDLQKTVKKVEEAYNFVRELAQNGGKVLFVGTKKQAQESVKEEAERTGHYYINQRWLGGTLTNFTTIKKRTARLAELKRMEQDGTFEVLPKKEVIVLRKEMDRLEKFLGGIAHMDQLPDALFVIDPRKERIAVAEARKLGIPIVAIVDTNCDPDEIDYVIPGNDDAIRAVKLLTAKMADALQEGNQGGEQATTTA from the coding sequence ATGGCAGTAATTTCGATGAAACAACTCCTCGAGGCTGGTGTTCACTTTGGTCACCAAACTCGTCGTTGGAACCCGAAAATGGCTCGCTATATCTTCACCGAACGTAACGGAATCTACATTATCGACCTGCAAAAAACTGTGAAAAAAGTAGAGGAAGCGTACAACTTCGTACGTGAACTCGCTCAAAACGGCGGCAAAGTGCTCTTCGTTGGTACGAAGAAACAAGCACAAGAATCCGTAAAAGAAGAAGCAGAACGCACAGGTCACTACTACATCAACCAACGTTGGTTGGGTGGTACTTTGACTAACTTCACGACCATCAAAAAACGTACAGCTCGCTTGGCTGAGCTGAAGCGCATGGAACAGGATGGCACGTTTGAAGTATTGCCGAAGAAAGAAGTTATCGTTCTTCGCAAAGAAATGGATCGCCTGGAGAAATTCCTCGGCGGTATCGCTCACATGGATCAACTGCCGGACGCACTGTTCGTCATCGACCCACGCAAAGAGCGCATCGCTGTTGCCGAAGCTCGCAAACTGGGTATCCCAATCGTTGCAATCGTAGATACTAACTGCGATCCGGATGAGATCGATTACGTGATCCCAGGTAACGACGACGCTATTCGCGCAGTGAAATTGCTGACTGCGAAAATGGCAGATGCCCTGCAAGAAGGCAACCAAGGCGGAGAGCAAGCCACAACAACTGCGTAA
- a CDS encoding DNA polymerase III subunit gamma/tau has translation MMRKRELLFGFGAGLIVAAASMGWLASKQVPTEAKALSSEQIKDAAKELQMVVLTKEEYEQWQQEKKVNVKPSPAAPKAPVSPAASQTVQPNAPTVKEAAQPQAKPPEAQGEERSPAQPPLSATPPAQAQTGQPLAPKVEESKPETLVSFTVPYKATAEGVAKQLVQAGILPADNKFVDELRAQDKLNRIRVGTYQVSTPVTEAEIVKLITTPPKK, from the coding sequence ATGATGCGTAAACGGGAGCTGCTGTTCGGGTTCGGTGCGGGCTTGATCGTTGCTGCGGCAAGCATGGGATGGCTTGCATCGAAACAGGTGCCCACAGAGGCGAAGGCCCTTTCATCCGAGCAAATCAAGGACGCCGCAAAGGAATTACAGATGGTCGTGTTGACCAAGGAAGAGTACGAACAATGGCAACAGGAAAAAAAGGTGAACGTAAAGCCGTCTCCCGCTGCGCCGAAAGCGCCAGTGTCTCCTGCGGCTAGTCAGACCGTTCAGCCGAATGCCCCGACAGTAAAAGAAGCCGCGCAGCCGCAAGCGAAGCCACCGGAAGCCCAAGGGGAGGAACGCTCTCCAGCGCAACCGCCTCTTTCCGCGACGCCGCCGGCCCAAGCTCAGACGGGGCAGCCGCTCGCACCGAAAGTGGAGGAGTCTAAGCCGGAAACGCTCGTGTCCTTTACCGTCCCTTACAAAGCGACGGCGGAAGGAGTAGCGAAGCAGCTGGTGCAAGCGGGGATTCTGCCTGCCGATAACAAATTCGTGGACGAGCTGCGCGCACAGGACAAGCTGAACCGGATTCGCGTAGGAACGTACCAGGTTTCGACACCTGTGACGGAAGCGGAAATCGTCAAGCTCATTACCACACCGCCTAAAAAGTAA
- the pyrH gene encoding UMP kinase, with translation MPLPAYKRVVLKLSGEALAGDLGYGIDPKVIFSVANQIKEIVELGVQVAVVVGGGNIWRGLSGSSKGMDRATADYMGMLATIMNSLALQDGLEQVNVPTRVQTSIEMRQVAEPYIRRRAIRHLEKMRVVIFAAGTGNPYFSTDTTAALRAAEIEAEVILMAKNKVDGVYSADPSLDPAAEKYDQLTFLEVISKGLGVMDSTASSLCMDNNIPLIVFNISEEGNIRRAVMGDKIGTLVKGE, from the coding sequence ATGCCACTTCCTGCTTACAAACGGGTTGTGTTAAAGTTGAGTGGGGAAGCGCTGGCTGGAGACCTCGGGTACGGCATTGACCCGAAAGTCATCTTTTCCGTCGCTAACCAGATCAAGGAAATCGTAGAATTGGGAGTACAAGTCGCAGTAGTCGTCGGTGGAGGTAACATCTGGCGCGGACTTTCCGGCAGCTCCAAGGGAATGGATCGGGCAACCGCCGATTACATGGGCATGCTGGCCACGATCATGAACTCACTCGCCTTGCAGGATGGACTGGAACAAGTGAACGTCCCGACTCGCGTACAAACGTCGATCGAGATGAGACAAGTGGCAGAACCATACATACGCCGACGTGCGATTCGCCACTTGGAAAAAATGCGCGTCGTCATCTTTGCGGCCGGTACGGGCAACCCGTACTTCTCGACAGACACGACTGCTGCCTTGCGCGCAGCCGAGATCGAAGCCGAAGTCATCCTGATGGCGAAAAACAAAGTGGATGGCGTCTACTCCGCAGATCCGAGCCTGGATCCAGCCGCGGAGAAGTACGACCAACTCACGTTCCTGGAAGTCATAAGCAAGGGGTTGGGCGTCATGGATTCCACAGCCTCGAGCTTGTGCATGGACAACAATATCCCGCTGATCGTCTTTAACATTTCCGAAGAAGGCAATATTCGCCGGGCA
- the tsf gene encoding translation elongation factor Ts → MAISAQTVKELRERTGAGMMDCKRALEETNGDMEKAIDLLRERGIAKAAKKSGRIAAEGLTATAVAGNVAAIVEVNCETDFVAKNPEFQNLVKDIAEHVVSQRPASVEAALEQPFKGAGESLSHVINEKISTIGENISFRRFFISEKSDNGVFGAYLHMGGRIGVLVTLEGTQDETLARDLGMHAAASNPRFANREEVSQEEIDREREVLKNQALAEGKPANIVEKMVEGRLSKFFEEYVLVEQPFVKDPDKKVSALLKEAGATLKEFARFQVGEGIEKKQEDFAAEVMAQVNKQ, encoded by the coding sequence ATGGCAATTAGTGCACAAACAGTAAAAGAACTGCGCGAGCGTACAGGTGCAGGGATGATGGATTGCAAACGCGCGCTGGAAGAAACAAACGGCGACATGGAAAAAGCAATCGACTTGCTCCGTGAGCGCGGTATCGCGAAAGCGGCGAAAAAATCCGGCCGCATCGCTGCTGAAGGTCTGACCGCTACTGCGGTTGCTGGCAACGTGGCAGCAATCGTCGAAGTAAACTGCGAAACCGACTTCGTTGCGAAAAACCCTGAGTTCCAAAACCTCGTAAAAGACATCGCCGAGCACGTTGTATCCCAACGCCCAGCATCTGTTGAAGCGGCTCTGGAACAACCTTTCAAAGGCGCTGGCGAGTCTTTGTCTCACGTGATCAACGAAAAAATTTCCACCATCGGTGAAAACATCTCTTTCCGCCGCTTCTTCATCTCCGAGAAGAGCGACAACGGCGTATTCGGCGCTTACCTGCACATGGGCGGCCGCATCGGCGTTCTGGTGACACTGGAAGGCACCCAGGATGAAACCTTGGCAAGAGACCTCGGCATGCACGCTGCTGCGTCCAACCCACGCTTTGCGAACCGCGAAGAAGTTTCCCAAGAGGAAATCGATCGCGAGCGCGAAGTTCTGAAGAACCAAGCACTGGCGGAAGGCAAGCCTGCAAACATCGTCGAGAAGATGGTAGAAGGCCGCCTCTCCAAGTTCTTCGAAGAATACGTACTGGTTGAACAGCCATTCGTAAAAGACCCAGACAAGAAAGTATCCGCTCTTTTGAAAGAAGCAGGCGCTACTTTGAAAGAATTCGCTCGTTTCCAAGTGGGCGAAGGCATCGAGAAAAAGCAAGAAGACTTTGCCGCTGAAGTAATGGCGCAAGTGAATAAACAATAA